The Methanobrevibacter sp. TMH8 sequence ATTGGTTTTTACTAGATAAATTACCTAATAAAGATTAAATAAAATGGCTTAATATTAAATTATGAAAGATCAAAGGCGAAATTATGAAGAGTATTTTTAATCAAAGGGATGAAAAAGATTTTGTGTCTACTAAAAGTGCTGAGGCTATTACTGATGGAATATTTGCGGTTGCAATGACAATTTTAGTTTTAGCTATTCATACTCCACTTAAAAATGAATTAACTACTATGATTCAATTAAATTCATATTTACAAGGATTCACACTTGATATATCCCTATTTATTCTTTGTTTTTTAATTTTAGGATCAATATGGATTGAAATGAGATTTTTACTCCATAATTTAGAAAAAATTAATAAAATATTTATGTGGTTAACATTATTAATTTTAATGTTTGTTGTTTTAGTTCCTGTTACATATCCTTTGATAAGTGATTTTGGAACACAGTTCCCTATTTTTAGATATTTCTTTGATATAAATCTTTTAATGATAGGAATTTTGATGTTAACTCAATATATCTATGCAGAAAAAAAAGAATTTTTTGGTAATATCGAAGATTATGGCTATAAGAAAAGAACTGCAGTATTTTTCCCACTGATTGCTTTAATTGCTTTAATTTTATCATATTTCTTAGAATCTGGTAGTAGTATCATTTACTTCTTACTATTTTTCGATGATTACATAGTCAAAATCCCTGATTATTTTAGATCCAATAAAAGTTAATTTATTTGATTTATAATAGGAAGTTTTAGAAATATTATAAAAATAAGAATTTATTTATTAATTATCTTGAATAAAAAATTATATAAAAAATTATAAAAACCTTTGAAGAAATATATAAAAAATAATTGAAATTATTATTTAATAATAGGAATTTAAATAAAAATATTAACTTATAAATAAAATAAAATAAATTTAAGAAATATGAAATAAATTTAATTTAAATTAAGCATTTATTCTAACAGAGGTTTTAATATAAGTAAAGACGATGAAAATAAAGGAATCTTAAATCTTATTGAAGATAGTGCAGAAAGTATAATATTCTCAAGTAGATGGTTACTTGCTCCAATCTTTTTAGGTATGATAGTTGTTATAGCAATAATTTTTATAAAGTTCTTCCAGCTATTAATTGGTTTTATTCCAGAAAGTATGGGAATGTCTTTTGAAGAAGTAGCTATGGGTGCCTTAAACCTTTTAGATTTAGCCTTGTTAGGAAATCTTATCTTATTGGTTACTTTTTCAGGATATGAAAATTTTGTATCAAAAATTAATCCTGCTCAAGATCACAAAGACAGACCATCATGGATGGGAAATTTAGATTTTTCAGGACTTAAACTCAAAATAGTAGGTTCAATAGTTGTAATATCCTTAATAGAATTACTTCATGATTTTTTAGAAGCTGCACAAGGTGTTGATCCAAACATTGAATTTTGGAGAATATTATTACACATAGTATTTGTTATATCTGGTGTATTATTTGCATTAATGGATTACATATCTGCAAAAAGTAAAACTGAAGAATAAATTTATAATATTAAAAACAAAATTTTTTCAAATAAATATTATGAAAAGAGAATTTGTTTTTAATTATAATTTTAGTTAATATTAACCAAATTAAGGGATTCAGCTATTGATTATATTAATAATTCAAAAAAGCTTATATCCTTTTAATTAATTTTAACTTTATTTATTACATTTCTTTCTAAATTTTCATTATTTTTATATTAATAAAGAATTAATAAGAAATTTAATTGATTTTTTAAATTAATGTCAATAAATAGTTATTCATTGAAATATTGTTTTTATTGTTATTCATATTGGTATACTATATCATTCTTTAAAATATTTCCTTTTTAATTCCAAAGTTAAACTTATAGATATAATAGTACCAATTCCTATTAATATTATATTTAACAATGAAATATCTTGATTGAATAAATAACCAGTTATTGACAAGAATAAATAAACAACTGAAAGAATTATAAATACTATTGCAAAATTAAATGATTTATTTAATTTTTCCTTATACTCTGAACCACTATATCTACCAAGCTGTTCTAATAAATATAATGGAGCTATTAGCATAAAATATCCCAAAACCATATTATTGTTTAAGGTTATCAAAGTTAAAATATATATAACTCCAATTATTATTAAAACAGATCTCTCAAATTTACTACCAACTTTTTTAAATAAGAAATAGCCAACAGAAAACAATGTAACTATAATCATTAATAATATAAACATTTGATCAATATTCAAATTTAGATAACCTAACAAAACAAACACCATCATTATATAATACCATATAAGTAATAAACATTACTATTATAAGATTCAAATACAATAAAAAGTAGCAAATAATCAAAAGAGATTTTATCCTCAATTCAATGTTAAAATTCATCGAATTTAGCTATTTTAAATGTATTAAAGTTTTTTTATAAATAAAAAGTTGTTTAAAAATAAGTATCAAAAATATTGAGAGGCTTGAAAATAATATTTAAATATACTATGTAATTCTCTTTATTATAAATAAATATTTAGATGTATGAATATTATCATTTTTAATTAATTATTCCTTCAATAAACATGAAATTAATATATAAAAAGGAAACTTGGAATAATTTTATAATAAATAATAAAAATAATATTTGAAAAAATTATAAAAA is a genomic window containing:
- a CDS encoding TMEM175 family protein, whose amino-acid sequence is MKSIFNQRDEKDFVSTKSAEAITDGIFAVAMTILVLAIHTPLKNELTTMIQLNSYLQGFTLDISLFILCFLILGSIWIEMRFLLHNLEKINKIFMWLTLLILMFVVLVPVTYPLISDFGTQFPIFRYFFDINLLMIGILMLTQYIYAEKKEFFGNIEDYGYKKRTAVFFPLIALIALILSYFLESGSSIIYFLLFFDDYIVKIPDYFRSNKS
- a CDS encoding TIGR00645 family protein, encoding MFSSRWLLAPIFLGMIVVIAIIFIKFFQLLIGFIPESMGMSFEEVAMGALNLLDLALLGNLILLVTFSGYENFVSKINPAQDHKDRPSWMGNLDFSGLKLKIVGSIVVISLIELLHDFLEAAQGVDPNIEFWRILLHIVFVISGVLFALMDYISAKSKTEE